GAGATACTCCAGGTGCCTGCGGGCGTCCTCCTGGTTAGCCCGGACATAGTAGACCAGGTAGGAGATGACCATGGAGAACCAGCCAAACATTACCACCAGCATGGCCACATCTGTAGTCCTCTTCATCACCACACATAGATCTATGTCGGGTGCTAACAGGAAGGCAAGTCCTTCAACTCCTATTTCCTTGGGATCCGAAGTCTGGCACACGATGCCAGTCAGGGATGCAGGCTCCAGGTCGACACGAGGCATGGCCATCTGCAAGTTGCAGTCACAGTGCCATGGATTGTTTGTGAGATTGGCGCGAGCCCTCAGGCCCTCAAAGGCCTCAGGGATAAACTTTACTAACTTGTTGGAGGACAGGTCCAGGAAATGTAGTGAGGAGCCCAGGCCTCGGAAAGCCCCTGGTTCTAGCTGGCTCAATTCATTGTGTGAAAGATCCAGTTCAACCAAATGAGGCAAACCCGCAAACGCATTTGCTGGGACTGTAGTGAAGAGGTTGAAGTCCAAATAGATGCGCCGCGTGTCATTGGGGATGTCCTGGGGAATCTCCGTGAGCTGCAGATTGCTGCAGCGCACCGTCTTGCCACTGCTCTCGCTCTCAGAGCAGTAGCAGCTCTTGGAGCAACTGGTGGCGGCGTGGTGGAAGCAGAAGGTCATTAGCACCAGGCTGTGCAGTAGCAAACACATGACCACCGAGTGGCGCAGTAACCAGCCTGCAAGTAGGGACATTGTGGTAAGCGGGCATGCTCCAGGAAAGACCACCTGGCTGCTCGGAGTGAAGTCCACATCAACCTCCCCAGTAGCTGTTGAGTCTGtgacataaaaacaacacagtgcAATTAGCCATACTGAGAAGACCAATACCAAGAAAGACATAAAAGCACTTTTTCTTTATAAAACATGGGTTGTTAACAATTCTCTTCAGAGGCCATATTGTTATCTAACGTAtaaatgggtgtgtgtgtgtgtggggggggggggatgggggtaCAGTAGCTTGTGTAATTGCCGTGAGGAGGCAGCCGGAAAGCTGCATGCTCATTTCAGCATATTGCTGGCACAGAAACAACTTGCACTTGTGTTGTACTTCCAAGAAAAGTCTAAAGATCAAACATTCCCTTCACACCAGCACAATAAACGAGCTAGGAAAATCCTTTGGTGTCACTGGGGCTCTTTTATAATTGACATCCCTGCAGTGCAAGGCTATTTCAGTAGGCAGAGACCGATATTAACATTGTGATGTGACACTACAAGGAACAAAATGTACCAACGAAAACCAAAATCGGCAAACATTATTAATTGAGTTGTATATATTGTGTTTCCACTAAAACTGTAGCTACAAGAACATTGACAACTTCCCTAGATGGTCAGGCTCTGCAATGTCTAATCCATAAGGTAATTTACCTTTCAGACAAAGGTATAAGCTTGACTGTGAGTCCTGTAAATTACACTTTTCATTTTGTACGTCAGCCTTTGAAAATGTTACTTCTACCAACCCGAACACGCTTCATTAATAGCTGATCAGGGCTACCTCCTATCCCGTTACTAATCCTCTTAAGGAAAAAAACTCCTCAAGTCAGTGTAGCATCAGTGTTGGCCACCCAATCCCTTTGTCGGGGGGGGGAATGCTAATGCCTTAAACAGCGCCGGGGCCGACAGAACAGACAATGTGATGGCCTGTCTTCTTCAGAGACAAGAAAAAGGAATCGTCCAGTTCGAGCGAAACTCTTAATTTCTTCAAAATGGCTGGAGACTGTGCAAGGATCCCTTACcaagataaaaaaatgaaatcgaTCTCTAAGTACCTCTAAGTATCACATGACACTGGGGGCTAGTGGAAAGGGGGGTAGAGGATGGAGGGGACCGGGTGTAGTATCAATAGTGGTTTGTCTATAAGTGTGTAAGGGGGGGAAGCTGGTCTGTGACATACAGCTAATAACACTCATTGTGTTTAAGAGATTCCTGCCAGATCCCTGATAACAAGCCATGGAGGCGGGGGGTTGATCGGCCAATGAACAAGGGCTTGAGATGTTT
The Pleuronectes platessa chromosome 21, fPlePla1.1, whole genome shotgun sequence DNA segment above includes these coding regions:
- the lrrc3ca gene encoding leucine-rich repeat-containing protein 3B; amino-acid sequence: MSLLAGWLLRHSVVMCLLLHSLVLMTFCFHHAATSCSKSCYCSESESSGKTVRCSNLQLTEIPQDIPNDTRRIYLDFNLFTTVPANAFAGLPHLVELDLSHNELSQLEPGAFRGLGSSLHFLDLSSNKLVKFIPEAFEGLRARANLTNNPWHCDCNLQMAMPRVDLEPASLTGIVCQTSDPKEIGVEGLAFLLAPDIDLCVVMKRTTDVAMLVVMFGWFSMVISYLVYYVRANQEDARRHLEYLKSLPSKPSKSEESSTISTVV